A single genomic interval of Solimonas sp. K1W22B-7 harbors:
- a CDS encoding phytanoyl-CoA dioxygenase family protein encodes MSLSSAELESLERNGFAGPFSLERQVDCDAVEANSRRLRFAGEWYKGAHVFKGPAFDASTDSAITSRLRSALGENLVMWSSELMLKPPGQPHRWHVDIEAMTWRTLNIWMALRNVTDDSTLRLVPGSHRWGAMLQNLPDVDLQDEASVLAAARRYDPTAVIQRIPMKAGQFAIFDGRAWHGTENPTARTRTALLCQYSPPAELVRQPLSYGGAANWAEELPACVVVSGSAADSPSRIVEPRNPTLRQTVQANLRSTIGFMRRLPQWMAERKQA; translated from the coding sequence ATGTCTCTTTCCTCAGCAGAACTCGAGAGCCTTGAGCGCAACGGCTTCGCCGGTCCCTTTTCCTTGGAGCGCCAAGTGGACTGCGACGCGGTGGAGGCAAACTCCCGCCGGCTGCGGTTTGCAGGAGAATGGTACAAGGGGGCACACGTGTTCAAGGGCCCTGCCTTCGATGCAAGCACGGATTCCGCGATCACTTCCAGGCTGCGATCGGCCTTGGGCGAGAACCTGGTGATGTGGTCATCCGAATTGATGCTCAAGCCCCCTGGCCAGCCGCATCGCTGGCATGTCGATATCGAGGCAATGACCTGGCGCACGCTGAACATCTGGATGGCGCTACGCAACGTCACGGACGATTCAACCTTGCGGCTGGTTCCCGGCAGCCACCGCTGGGGCGCGATGCTGCAGAACCTGCCGGACGTCGATCTGCAGGACGAGGCCTCCGTGCTTGCAGCCGCCAGACGCTACGACCCCACGGCAGTGATCCAGCGGATTCCGATGAAAGCCGGCCAGTTCGCGATCTTCGATGGTCGCGCTTGGCATGGCACGGAGAATCCCACGGCTCGGACCCGGACCGCGCTGCTCTGCCAGTACTCGCCCCCCGCAGAGCTCGTTCGCCAACCCCTGTCGTACGGGGGCGCCGCAAACTGGGCGGAGGAGTTGCCGGCCTGCGTCGTCGTTTCGGGCAGCGCTGCAGATTCTCCCAGCCGCATCGTCGAGCCGCGCAACCCGACGCTTCGACAGACGGTACAGGCCAACCTGCGCAGCACTATCGGATTCATGCGCCGCCTGCCGCAGTGGATGGCCGAGAGAAAGCAGGCCTGA
- a CDS encoding Gfo/Idh/MocA family protein → MSEKNIRWGIIGTGGVAQSFARGLHSLPDAELLAVGSRSLATAQSFAQALDAPRAYGSYEELVADKDLDIVYVATPHTRHKQDCLLALEAGKAVLCEKPFASSPAELREVMAAARAHRLFCMEAMWMRFMPLYDEVRALIAQNVIGEVRMLIADNGKAVRFDDQHRMFQPPAGSCLLDRGVYALALAQGLLGEPEHVAGQLSRNSRGVDEQVGLVLRYANGALAIMGSSLTAHTSNEVRIIGTHGSIHIHAPYYNPVKATIWTRPPKAPPGQGGTVRAWGARQRLMEKIKASQPGQWMLSLVEESDWPRRKGRRSVLFRPHTGNGYHYQAGEAMRCLRAGLLESPMMPLDASLRTLEIAESLLSGNLRPT, encoded by the coding sequence ATGAGCGAAAAGAACATCCGCTGGGGCATCATCGGAACCGGGGGCGTCGCCCAGTCCTTTGCCCGAGGTCTGCACTCCCTGCCCGATGCGGAGCTGCTGGCGGTGGGCTCCCGCAGCCTGGCGACCGCGCAGTCCTTCGCGCAGGCCCTGGATGCACCACGGGCCTACGGCTCCTACGAGGAACTGGTCGCCGACAAGGATCTGGACATCGTCTACGTGGCGACGCCGCACACCCGACATAAGCAGGATTGCCTGCTGGCACTCGAAGCGGGAAAGGCTGTGCTATGCGAAAAGCCATTCGCTTCGTCCCCAGCAGAACTACGCGAGGTTATGGCGGCCGCTCGCGCGCATCGGTTGTTCTGCATGGAAGCGATGTGGATGCGGTTCATGCCGCTGTACGACGAGGTTCGTGCGCTGATCGCGCAGAACGTGATCGGCGAAGTGAGAATGCTGATCGCAGACAACGGCAAGGCTGTCCGATTTGATGACCAGCACCGCATGTTCCAGCCGCCGGCTGGAAGCTGCCTCCTGGATCGCGGAGTCTATGCCTTGGCCCTGGCGCAAGGCCTGCTCGGGGAGCCTGAGCACGTAGCCGGACAATTGAGCCGCAACAGCCGCGGCGTGGATGAGCAGGTGGGGCTGGTTCTACGCTATGCCAACGGCGCGCTGGCCATCATGGGCTCCAGCCTGACGGCCCACACCAGCAACGAAGTCCGGATCATCGGCACCCACGGAAGCATTCACATCCATGCTCCTTACTACAACCCCGTCAAGGCAACGATCTGGACCCGACCGCCGAAGGCGCCGCCGGGCCAGGGCGGCACGGTCCGGGCCTGGGGCGCCCGGCAGCGGCTCATGGAGAAAATCAAGGCCAGCCAGCCCGGCCAGTGGATGCTGAGCCTGGTGGAGGAATCGGATTGGCCGCGGCGCAAGGGCCGCAGGTCGGTACTGTTCCGCCCCCACACCGGTAACGGCTACCACTATCAGGCAGGCGAGGCGATGCGCTGTCTGCGCGCCGGCCTGCTTGAAAGCCCGATGATGCCGCTCGATGCTTCCCTGCGGACTCTCGAGATCGCGGAATCGCTGCTCAGCGGCAACCTGAGGCCAACCTGA